The Pelosinus sp. IPA-1 genome contains a region encoding:
- a CDS encoding 2-oxoacid:acceptor oxidoreductase subunit alpha — MSQARLMQGNEACAEGAMAAGVNFFGGYPITPSTEIAEIMAKELPALGGTFIQMEDEIAGIAVVLGAALGGRKALTATSGPGFSLKQELIGYGCIAEIPLVIANVQRMGPATGQPTSPAQGDVMQARWGTHGDHPMIALSPWTVREAFDVAVMAVNYAERFRTPVIILLDEVVGHMREKVVLPKAEDIEIYPRRKPNCTKEEGYKPYTPMADLVPNPADFGTGHRIHVTGLVHDETGFPTGSSKITENTIKRLHEKISRVQDEITHYDEFFMEDAEYAVLAYGGTARTAYAAVKIARQQGIKVGMVRLMTIWPFADKVVKEVAQKVKKILVPEMNYGQLVLEVERAAAGQATVISLPKYNTEIFTPKEICTAIEELTAEVVK; from the coding sequence ATGAGCCAAGCTAGATTAATGCAAGGGAATGAAGCTTGTGCAGAAGGTGCAATGGCTGCTGGAGTGAATTTTTTTGGAGGTTATCCAATTACTCCTTCTACAGAAATTGCTGAAATTATGGCGAAAGAACTTCCTGCCTTAGGCGGTACTTTTATTCAGATGGAAGACGAGATTGCTGGGATTGCAGTTGTATTAGGGGCAGCTTTAGGTGGAAGAAAAGCTCTTACTGCCACTTCGGGACCAGGGTTTTCTCTTAAACAAGAATTAATTGGTTATGGCTGTATTGCCGAAATACCACTTGTCATTGCCAATGTTCAGAGGATGGGGCCAGCGACAGGTCAGCCTACATCTCCAGCACAAGGCGATGTAATGCAGGCGCGGTGGGGAACTCATGGCGATCATCCTATGATTGCGCTATCTCCTTGGACTGTTCGAGAAGCTTTTGATGTGGCAGTAATGGCCGTAAATTATGCAGAACGGTTCCGTACCCCTGTTATTATTTTACTGGATGAAGTAGTGGGGCACATGCGGGAAAAAGTTGTTTTGCCGAAAGCGGAAGATATAGAAATATACCCTCGCCGTAAACCCAATTGCACCAAGGAAGAGGGATATAAACCATATACCCCGATGGCAGATCTCGTACCTAATCCTGCAGATTTTGGTACTGGACATCGCATTCATGTTACTGGACTTGTTCATGATGAAACGGGTTTTCCAACAGGTAGTTCTAAGATAACAGAGAATACGATTAAAAGATTGCATGAAAAAATTTCTAGAGTTCAAGATGAGATTACTCATTATGATGAGTTTTTCATGGAAGATGCTGAGTATGCAGTCCTGGCATACGGTGGAACAGCTCGTACCGCCTATGCAGCTGTGAAAATTGCACGACAACAAGGAATCAAGGTTGGCATGGTTCGCTTGATGACCATATGGCCCTTTGCAGATAAGGTTGTCAAAGAAGTAGCTCAAAAAGTGAAAAAAATTCTCGTACCAGAAATGAACTACGGGCAACTGGTTTTGGAAGTTGAACGTGCTGCTGCTGGACAAGCAACGGTAATTTCTCTTCCTAAATACAATACAGAAATATTTACTCCTAAAGAAATATGTACAGCAATCGAAGAACTTACAGCGGAGGTAGTAAAATGA